The Fusobacterium sp. JB019 genome includes a window with the following:
- a CDS encoding alanine racemase — protein MAINSIKMTISKENILHNIRHLENKYKQKILPVVKANAYGHSVDLVTKILFQNHHNEFAVARLCEGLAILKDSNFKNKISILVFESIGKNNLSLIQNNPELIMSVNTLSELYETINFGISPSQISIKIDFGFGRNGILLSELKELQDFVITKDLNFKGIYSHLFSCDYEEGIEIINKFKDIITLLGKHRFEMIHLQNSAGTVHFGNLNFTTHLRVGMLTYGLQEEGFIEENLKQVFKLKGQIAGIKNVENSSYLAYNSKKNLNINSYKYIAKIKIGYGDGFLKINEGTTCLIGNKEYKISLVTMDNTFIEVDSKIKIGDPILLYPNLTLAKHETNFNIYELLTVLNSRIERILV, from the coding sequence ATGGCTATAAATTCTATAAAAATGACAATTTCAAAAGAAAATATTTTACATAATATTAGACATCTTGAAAACAAATATAAGCAAAAAATACTGCCTGTAGTAAAAGCAAATGCCTATGGACATAGTGTTGATTTAGTTACAAAAATATTATTTCAAAATCACCATAATGAATTTGCTGTAGCACGCCTTTGTGAAGGACTTGCAATCTTAAAAGACTCTAATTTTAAAAATAAGATTTCGATCCTTGTATTTGAATCAATAGGAAAAAATAATTTAAGTTTAATTCAAAATAATCCAGAACTAATTATGTCTGTAAATACTCTTTCTGAACTCTATGAAACTATTAACTTTGGAATATCACCTTCTCAAATTTCAATCAAAATTGATTTTGGCTTTGGAAGAAATGGAATCTTATTGTCCGAATTAAAAGAATTACAAGATTTTGTTATCACTAAAGATTTAAATTTCAAAGGAATTTATTCTCATCTTTTTTCATGTGACTATGAAGAAGGTATTGAAATTATAAACAAATTCAAAGATATTATCACTCTTTTAGGCAAACATAGATTTGAAATGATTCATTTACAAAATAGTGCTGGAACTGTTCATTTTGGAAATTTAAACTTTACCACTCATTTAAGAGTAGGTATGCTTACTTACGGTCTTCAAGAAGAAGGATTTATTGAAGAAAATTTAAAACAAGTTTTTAAACTTAAAGGACAAATTGCTGGAATTAAAAACGTAGAAAATTCTTCATATCTTGCTTATAATTCTAAGAAAAATTTAAATATAAATAGCTATAAATATATTGCTAAAATTAAAATTGGTTATGGTGATGGATTCTTAAAAATAAACGAAGGTACCACTTGTCTAATCGGCAACAAAGAATATAAAATTTCTTTAGTAACTATGGATAATACCTTTATAGAAGTTGATTCTAAAATTAAAATTGGAGATCCTATTCTTCTTTACCCTAATTTGACTTTAGCAAAACATGAAACAAATTTTAATATTTACGAACTACTTACAGTTCTTAATTCTAGGATAGAAAGAATATTAGTTTAA
- the asnA gene encoding aspartate--ammonia ligase gives MKKCIIPPGYQNKLSLFETEISIKKVKDFFQKSLSYELNLTRISAPLFVSEASGLNDDLNGYERAVDFDIKTVPGNFAVVHSLAKWKRMALKKYEFPMHAGLYADMNAIRRDEDELDPLHSIYVDQWDWELIIKKEERNAEFLKKIVRNIFRALKKTEEHINREYPLLSKKLPEEITFITSQELENAYPELTPKEREHEIAKKYKAVFISQIGKTLESGEKHDGRAPDYDDWDLNGDLLVWYEPLQQSIELSSMGIRVSEESLDKQLTLAGVTERKELPFHKALLNKELPYTIGGGIGQSRICLFFLEKIHIGEVQASVWPKEMIEHYEKQGIKFL, from the coding sequence ATGAAAAAATGCATCATACCACCTGGATACCAAAATAAATTAAGTTTATTTGAAACTGAAATAAGTATAAAAAAAGTTAAAGACTTTTTTCAAAAATCTTTATCTTATGAATTAAACTTAACTAGAATTTCTGCACCTTTATTTGTAAGTGAAGCTTCTGGGCTTAATGATGATTTGAATGGTTATGAAAGAGCTGTTGATTTTGATATTAAAACTGTTCCTGGAAATTTTGCTGTTGTTCATTCATTAGCAAAATGGAAAAGAATGGCATTAAAGAAATATGAATTCCCTATGCATGCTGGACTTTATGCTGACATGAATGCTATCAGAAGAGATGAAGATGAATTAGATCCTTTACATTCTATATATGTTGACCAATGGGATTGGGAACTTATTATAAAAAAAGAAGAAAGAAATGCTGAATTTCTTAAAAAAATAGTTAGAAATATTTTTAGAGCCCTTAAAAAAACTGAAGAACACATCAACAGAGAATACCCTCTTCTTAGCAAAAAATTACCAGAAGAAATAACATTTATAACTTCTCAAGAGTTAGAAAATGCTTATCCTGAACTTACTCCAAAAGAAAGAGAACATGAAATAGCTAAAAAATATAAAGCTGTTTTTATTTCTCAAATAGGAAAAACTTTAGAATCTGGTGAAAAGCATGATGGTAGAGCACCTGACTATGATGATTGGGATTTAAATGGAGATTTACTTGTATGGTATGAACCATTACAACAATCTATAGAACTATCTTCTATGGGAATTAGAGTTAGTGAAGAATCTCTTGATAAACAACTTACTTTAGCAGGAGTTACCGAAAGAAAAGAGCTTCCTTTCCATAAAGCTCTACTTAACAAAGAATTACCTTATACAATAGGTGGAGGAATTGGACAATCTAGAATTTGTTTATTTTTCTTAGAAAAAATTCATATTGGAGAAGTACAAGCTTCTGTTTGGCCAAAAGAAATGATTGAACATTATGAAAAACAAGGAATTAAATTTCTATAA
- a CDS encoding LysR family transcriptional regulator: MELKQLEYIVEIANERNISRAAKKLYISQSALNQQLLKLEKEIGTQLFLRSRTNCTLTKVGEIYIKNAKKILDIKKDTYNRISDYLNDYKGEISIGLLADRGIYLFVSILDKLKKKYPNLNIIPLDLSVVEQQKMILDNKLDLGFMTLNNSQKKEDNYISLYEEKFVIVCSKKNVYIDKLKLGIDEKISLSRLKNMEFVFIEKGTVTREMTDKKFEEFKIKPKILFETSYSRSVVTGIKSSNCFAILPFYYAASNLDELNIYEMENPIFWDVSISYKKGKYLTKPAKYFIRLSKEFWKYENLKLDKLYKEYKENSRNKQ, from the coding sequence ATGGAATTAAAACAATTAGAATATATTGTAGAAATAGCAAATGAAAGAAATATAAGTAGAGCAGCTAAAAAATTATATATTTCTCAATCAGCTTTAAATCAACAACTTTTAAAATTAGAAAAAGAAATTGGGACTCAATTATTTTTAAGGTCTAGGACTAATTGTACATTAACAAAAGTTGGAGAAATATATATAAAGAATGCAAAAAAAATATTAGATATAAAGAAAGACACCTATAATAGGATTTCAGATTATTTGAATGATTATAAAGGAGAAATTTCAATAGGTCTTTTAGCGGATAGAGGTATATATTTATTTGTATCAATTTTAGATAAATTAAAGAAAAAATATCCTAATTTAAATATAATACCTTTGGATTTGAGTGTTGTAGAACAACAAAAGATGATATTGGATAATAAATTAGATTTAGGTTTTATGACTTTAAATAATAGTCAAAAAAAAGAGGATAATTATATTTCTCTTTATGAGGAAAAATTTGTTATAGTCTGCAGTAAAAAAAATGTTTATATTGATAAATTAAAGCTGGGTATAGATGAAAAGATTAGCCTTTCAAGGTTGAAAAATATGGAGTTTGTTTTTATAGAAAAAGGAACAGTAACAAGAGAAATGACAGATAAAAAATTTGAAGAATTTAAAATAAAACCTAAAATATTATTTGAAACATCTTATAGTAGAAGTGTAGTTACAGGTATAAAATCTTCTAATTGTTTTGCTATTTTACCATTTTATTATGCAGCTTCAAATTTAGATGAACTAAATATATATGAAATGGAAAATCCTATTTTCTGGGATGTATCTATAAGTTATAAAAAAGGAAAATACTTAACGAAACCAGCTAAATATTTTATTCGATTGTCAAAAGAATTTTGGAAATATGAGAATTTAAAACTAGATAAATTATATAAAGAGTATAAAGAAAACTCAAGAAATAAACAATAA
- a CDS encoding Na+/H+ antiporter NhaC family protein — protein sequence MKKVYYFGIISIILFYMLKLKFTLGIIVLLTYLFFVLLSLFKGISLNEIIEISFKYSCKSKVVLFVFIFVGALTSSWIASGTIPGIVYYGINFINPKIFILFSFLISCFVSFFLGSSFGAASTIGVALMAIARSGNLNPNIVGATILSGIYFGDRWSPLSSSCNLVASLTSINLYDNLKNMIKSMIFPFFITCIAYYFLSQNFVLNTAESQLSNFIFNAYNLSSLTIFIPIISIIIFSLFKINVKISMGVSIFLASCVAFFIQQESLKNIINYLIFGFNKFNGTPLEKIIKGGGIISMIKAGFLIIISCSLIGMFEQLKIMHFIKSKINNIDSRSKLFSYSTLISFITSMIGANQTIAIIMTEQIMEEIYDNKQVKRLEFAKDLENTAVVLAPVIPWNIACYVPCTMLGISSIKFIPFAFYLWLLPLSSFIFYKYISKEKI from the coding sequence ATGAAAAAAGTTTATTATTTTGGAATAATTTCAATAATTTTATTTTATATGTTAAAATTAAAATTCACACTAGGAATTATAGTTCTTTTAACTTACTTATTTTTTGTTTTACTATCTCTATTTAAAGGAATATCATTAAATGAAATTATTGAAATATCTTTTAAATATAGTTGTAAATCAAAAGTTGTTTTATTTGTCTTTATTTTCGTAGGAGCTTTAACCTCTAGTTGGATAGCTTCAGGAACTATCCCCGGAATAGTCTATTATGGAATTAATTTTATCAATCCTAAAATTTTTATATTATTTTCATTTTTAATAAGCTGTTTTGTTTCATTCTTTTTAGGAAGTTCCTTTGGAGCTGCTAGTACAATAGGAGTTGCACTTATGGCTATTGCTAGAAGCGGTAATTTAAATCCTAATATTGTAGGAGCTACTATTTTATCTGGAATATATTTTGGAGATAGATGGTCTCCTCTCTCTTCTAGCTGTAATTTAGTTGCCTCATTAACTTCTATTAACCTTTATGATAACCTAAAGAATATGATCAAATCTATGATTTTTCCTTTTTTTATTACATGTATTGCATACTATTTTCTGTCACAAAACTTTGTTTTAAATACTGCTGAAAGTCAATTATCAAATTTTATATTCAATGCATATAACTTAAGTTCTTTAACTATTTTTATCCCTATTATTTCTATCATTATTTTTTCATTGTTTAAAATTAATGTTAAAATTTCTATGGGAGTAAGTATTTTTTTAGCTTCCTGTGTAGCTTTTTTTATTCAACAAGAATCTTTAAAAAATATTATAAATTATCTTATCTTTGGATTTAATAAATTTAATGGAACTCCTTTGGAAAAAATTATAAAAGGAGGAGGAATTATTTCTATGATTAAAGCTGGATTTTTAATTATTATTTCCTGTTCTCTTATCGGAATGTTCGAGCAATTGAAAATTATGCATTTTATTAAATCTAAAATAAATAATATAGACTCTCGTTCTAAATTGTTTTCTTATTCTACTCTTATAAGTTTTATAACTAGTATGATTGGAGCTAACCAAACTATAGCAATTATAATGACAGAACAAATAATGGAAGAAATTTATGATAACAAACAAGTTAAACGACTTGAATTTGCAAAAGATTTAGAAAATACTGCTGTTGTTTTAGCCCCTGTTATCCCCTGGAATATAGCTTGTTATGTCCCTTGTACTATGTTAGGAATCAGTAGTATTAAATTTATTCCCTTTGCTTTTTACTTATGGTTATTACCACTTTCAAGCTTTATATTTTATAAATATATCTCAAAAGAAAAAATATAA
- a CDS encoding sodium:solute symporter family protein: protein MKEFILFVYFIIVIFIGISSFRKIKNNKDFFIAGKNAGVLQVSGSLLASILGSSAIIGSVNFAFIKGWAGSWLLLCAALGMTLLYPLINYIKDFKGFNLPEMLGNFYGNNVKQLASLLIPIAWTGIVASQIMGAAKIISILTKFDYTHGVIISGFVFIVYTILGGQLSIIKTDFIQFLFIILGIVTTYIYISPYPITINPLPMINTNFTPMDILVMILSYSTTFIVGPDIYSRLFCAKDDKVMKKSIIITVLVLLPLAYILTRIGIYGQEIFSNTDVASNSILLLIAKTKLPNIVSVTLYFALLSAVISSADTTLLTASSLFTQVFTKDLHNQKSIFFTRILTVIFGIFSILIAIKMKYILSTLLSALAIYSGAFIIPTFAGLFGFRAKEKVVILAILTGGIIALIGKKYGGDIGNYISISAFFINALILYIGKKLTN from the coding sequence ATGAAAGAGTTTATTTTATTTGTTTATTTTATTATTGTTATTTTTATCGGAATCAGTTCCTTTCGAAAAATTAAAAATAATAAAGATTTTTTTATTGCTGGAAAAAATGCAGGAGTTCTACAAGTATCAGGTAGCTTACTTGCTTCTATATTGGGAAGTTCTGCTATAATCGGAAGTGTTAATTTTGCTTTTATTAAAGGTTGGGCTGGTTCTTGGTTACTTTTATGTGCTGCTCTTGGTATGACTTTGCTATACCCACTTATTAATTATATTAAAGATTTCAAAGGATTTAATCTACCTGAAATGTTAGGGAACTTTTATGGAAATAATGTAAAACAATTAGCTTCTCTTCTTATTCCTATAGCTTGGACAGGAATAGTTGCTTCTCAAATTATGGGAGCTGCTAAAATTATATCTATATTAACAAAATTTGATTATACACATGGAGTTATTATTAGTGGATTTGTTTTTATAGTTTATACTATTCTTGGTGGCCAATTATCAATTATTAAAACCGATTTTATTCAATTTCTATTTATTATTTTAGGAATCGTTACTACTTATATATATATATCACCATATCCTATAACTATTAATCCTTTACCTATGATAAATACAAATTTTACTCCCATGGATATTCTAGTAATGATTCTATCTTATTCAACAACATTTATAGTTGGTCCTGATATTTATTCAAGATTATTTTGTGCTAAAGATGATAAAGTTATGAAAAAATCTATAATAATAACTGTATTAGTTCTTTTACCTCTTGCTTATATTTTAACTAGAATAGGAATTTATGGACAAGAAATATTTTCAAATACTGATGTAGCAAGTAACTCAATATTATTACTAATAGCAAAAACTAAGTTACCTAATATTGTTTCTGTAACCCTTTATTTTGCTTTATTATCAGCTGTAATATCTTCAGCTGATACAACATTACTAACAGCTTCTTCATTATTTACTCAAGTATTTACCAAAGATCTTCACAATCAAAAGTCTATTTTTTTCACAAGAATATTAACAGTTATTTTTGGTATATTTTCTATATTAATTGCTATTAAAATGAAATATATCCTCTCTACGCTTTTATCTGCTTTAGCTATTTATTCTGGAGCTTTCATAATTCCTACTTTTGCAGGTCTGTTTGGATTTAGAGCAAAAGAAAAAGTTGTTATTTTAGCTATTTTAACTGGAGGGATTATTGCTTTAATTGGAAAAAAATATGGCGGAGATATTGGAAATTATATATCTATTTCAGCTTTCTTTATTAATGCTTTAATTCTTTATATTGGAAAAAAGCTAACTAATTAA
- the lysA gene encoding diaminopimelate decarboxylase has product MRYFGTMKNNNGMLEIGGISVKKLAQKYKTPLYIIDQQLVENNILNYKNNFKSNLFDTEIVYASKAFLSKGICQLLNKYNLSLDAVSAGELYTIKASNFPMNKVHMHGNNKTIEELNMCVDYNIGSVILDSIEEINLLGNICRAKNKTMDVMLRLNIGIDAHTHEYIKTSKHSSKFGESIFDNKIFDTIKKISDNEHLNLLGFHCHIGSQIFDTKAFLEGIEVMIKFLKKASKTLNINIPEINLGGGFGVYYTEEDTEIDIEKFMKEMIEHIEKISKEEKVTLDKVTIEPGRSIIGNAGSTLYSVGHTKETFSGLKYVFIDGGMSDNIRPALYQAKYEAVIANKLNDPLSETVTIAGKCCESGDLIIKNCALAKTDYNDLILVATTGAYGYSMSNNYNKLSRPAVIFVKDSKSQLSIKRETFEDLIKNDIPLETL; this is encoded by the coding sequence ATGCGATATTTTGGAACTATGAAAAATAACAATGGTATGCTTGAAATAGGAGGAATTTCTGTTAAAAAATTGGCACAGAAATATAAAACACCTCTGTATATAATAGATCAACAATTAGTTGAAAACAATATTTTAAATTATAAAAATAATTTTAAAAGTAATTTATTTGATACTGAGATAGTTTATGCCTCTAAAGCTTTTTTATCAAAAGGTATCTGTCAATTGCTAAATAAATATAACCTTAGTCTTGATGCAGTTTCTGCAGGAGAACTTTATACTATTAAAGCTAGTAACTTTCCTATGAATAAAGTACATATGCATGGTAACAATAAAACTATAGAGGAACTTAATATGTGTGTAGATTATAATATTGGAAGTGTTATTTTAGACAGTATAGAAGAAATTAATCTTCTTGGAAATATTTGTAGGGCAAAAAATAAAACTATGGATGTTATGCTTAGATTAAATATTGGAATAGATGCCCATACTCATGAATATATAAAAACTTCTAAACATTCTTCTAAATTTGGAGAATCTATTTTTGATAATAAGATATTTGATACTATAAAAAAAATATCTGATAATGAGCATTTAAATTTACTTGGATTCCATTGTCATATAGGATCTCAAATTTTCGACACTAAAGCTTTTCTTGAAGGAATTGAAGTCATGATTAAATTTTTAAAAAAAGCTTCTAAAACTTTAAACATCAATATTCCTGAAATAAATTTAGGTGGAGGCTTTGGAGTTTACTATACTGAAGAAGATACTGAAATAGATATTGAAAAATTTATGAAAGAAATGATTGAACATATTGAAAAAATTTCAAAAGAAGAAAAAGTCACTTTAGATAAAGTAACTATAGAACCTGGAAGAAGTATCATCGGAAATGCTGGTAGTACACTATATTCAGTAGGTCACACCAAAGAAACTTTCAGCGGTCTTAAATATGTTTTTATAGATGGTGGTATGAGTGATAATATACGTCCTGCTCTTTATCAAGCAAAGTACGAAGCTGTTATTGCTAATAAACTAAATGATCCTTTAAGTGAAACTGTGACTATTGCTGGAAAGTGTTGTGAATCTGGGGATTTAATAATCAAAAATTGTGCTTTAGCTAAAACTGATTATAATGATTTAATTTTAGTTGCTACAACAGGGGCTTATGGTTATTCTATGTCTAATAATTATAATAAACTTTCTAGACCTGCTGTTATTTTTGTTAAAGACTCAAAATCACAATTATCTATTAAAAGAGAAACTTTTGAAGATTTAATTAAAAATGATATTCCTTTAGAAACTTTATAA
- a CDS encoding class II fructose-bisphosphate aldolase — MSYNYKDLGLKNTKEMFAKANENGYAVPAFNFNNMEQAQAIVEACAEMGSPVILQCSKGAMEYMGITYVAMMAKAAVDYVKMVGSDIPVALHLDHGPSFEVAKFCIDNGFSSVMIDGSSLPFEKNIEEAKKVVDYAHDFDVTVEAELGVLAGIEDEVEAEEHIYTNPDEVEEFVGKTGVDSLAIAIGTSHGAHKFKPGDDPKLRLDILEECERRIQGFPIVLHGSSAVPAKYVQMIKEFGGTIKDAMGIPDSELRKATKSAVAKINVDTDGRLAFTAGVRKAMHENPGQFDLRKYLGPAKEEMKAYYKTKIVDVFGSEGSYTKAK; from the coding sequence ATGTCATACAATTACAAAGACTTAGGTCTTAAAAACACAAAAGAAATGTTTGCAAAAGCAAACGAAAACGGGTATGCAGTACCAGCATTTAACTTTAATAATATGGAACAAGCTCAAGCAATAGTTGAAGCATGTGCTGAAATGGGTTCACCAGTTATATTACAATGTTCTAAAGGAGCTATGGAATATATGGGGATTACTTATGTAGCTATGATGGCTAAAGCAGCGGTTGATTATGTTAAAATGGTAGGATCAGACATTCCAGTAGCTCTACACTTAGATCATGGTCCAAGTTTTGAAGTTGCTAAATTCTGTATTGATAATGGATTCTCATCAGTAATGATAGATGGATCATCTTTACCTTTTGAAAAAAATATAGAAGAAGCTAAAAAAGTAGTAGATTATGCTCATGATTTTGATGTAACAGTAGAAGCTGAATTAGGTGTTCTTGCTGGAATAGAAGATGAAGTAGAAGCAGAAGAGCATATATATACAAATCCTGATGAAGTAGAAGAGTTTGTAGGGAAAACAGGAGTAGATTCATTAGCAATAGCTATAGGAACTTCTCATGGAGCTCATAAATTCAAACCAGGTGATGATCCTAAATTAAGATTAGACATATTAGAAGAATGTGAAAGAAGAATCCAAGGATTCCCTATCGTTTTACATGGATCTTCAGCAGTTCCTGCAAAATATGTTCAAATGATAAAAGAATTTGGTGGAACTATCAAAGATGCAATGGGTATTCCTGATTCTGAATTAAGAAAAGCTACAAAATCAGCAGTAGCAAAAATTAATGTAGATACTGATGGAAGATTAGCATTTACAGCTGGAGTTAGAAAAGCAATGCATGAAAATCCAGGACAATTTGATTTAAGAAAATATTTAGGACCAGCAAAAGAAGAAATGAAAGCATACTATAAAACTAAAATAGTTGATGTTTTTGGATCTGAAGGAAGCTATACTAAAGCAAAATAA
- the serS gene encoding serine--tRNA ligase: MLDLKFMRENKEKLEEMLKNRNSNLTLDEFIALDEERRKLLTEVETLKNRRNKESMEIAKLKKAKEDASELIKTMGEVSKKIKELDGKLSEVDEKIKYIQMTVPNKYHESVPVGADEDQNIEVRRWGTPREFDFEPKAHWEIGEDLNILDFERGAKLSGSRFALYRGLAARLERALVSLMLDMHVDEQGYTEHITPFIVNREICEGTGQLPKFEDDMYRTDDDMFLISTSEITMTNIHRKEILDEKDLPKYYTAYSPCFRREAGSYGRDVKGIIRVHQFNKVEMVKLSTPENSYDELEKMVVNAEDVLKRLELPYRVITLCTGDIGFGAAKTYDLEVWLPSQHKYREISSCSNCEDFQARRMGLKYRPTGSTKSEFVHTLNGSGLAVGRTLVAIMENYQQEDGSFIVPDALVPYMNGIKVVK, encoded by the coding sequence ATGTTAGATTTAAAATTTATGCGTGAAAATAAAGAAAAATTAGAGGAGATGCTAAAAAATAGAAATAGTAATCTTACTTTAGATGAGTTTATAGCGCTTGATGAAGAGAGAAGAAAATTATTAACAGAAGTTGAAACTTTAAAAAATAGAAGAAATAAAGAATCTATGGAGATAGCAAAATTAAAAAAAGCTAAAGAAGATGCTAGTGAATTAATTAAAACTATGGGAGAAGTATCTAAAAAAATAAAAGAATTAGATGGAAAATTATCTGAAGTAGATGAGAAGATAAAATATATTCAAATGACAGTACCAAATAAATATCATGAATCTGTACCAGTTGGAGCAGATGAAGATCAAAATATAGAAGTTAGAAGATGGGGAACTCCGAGAGAGTTTGATTTTGAACCAAAAGCTCACTGGGAAATAGGAGAAGATTTAAATATTTTAGATTTTGAAAGAGGGGCAAAACTTTCAGGATCTAGGTTTGCTTTATATAGAGGGTTAGCAGCAAGATTAGAAAGAGCTTTAGTAAGTTTAATGCTTGATATGCATGTAGATGAACAAGGATATACAGAGCATATTACTCCATTTATTGTAAATAGAGAAATTTGCGAAGGAACTGGTCAACTTCCAAAATTTGAAGATGATATGTACAGAACAGATGATGATATGTTCTTAATCTCAACTTCTGAAATAACAATGACTAATATTCATAGAAAAGAAATTTTAGATGAAAAAGATTTACCTAAATATTATACAGCTTACTCTCCATGTTTTAGAAGAGAAGCAGGATCATATGGAAGAGATGTAAAAGGAATAATAAGAGTTCATCAATTTAATAAAGTAGAAATGGTTAAATTATCAACTCCAGAAAATTCTTATGATGAATTAGAAAAAATGGTAGTTAATGCTGAAGATGTTTTAAAAAGATTAGAACTTCCTTATAGAGTTATAACTTTATGTACAGGAGACATTGGTTTTGGAGCTGCTAAAACTTATGATCTTGAAGTATGGTTACCTTCTCAACATAAATATAGAGAAATATCTTCTTGTTCAAACTGTGAAGATTTCCAAGCTAGAAGAATGGGATTAAAATACAGACCAACAGGAAGCACTAAAAGTGAATTTGTTCATACTTTAAATGGATCAGGACTTGCAGTAGGAAGAACATTAGTAGCTATAATGGAAAATTATCAACAAGAAGACGGTTCTTTTATAGTTCCAGATGCTTTAGTACCTTATATGAACGGAATAAAAGTTGTTAAATAG
- a CDS encoding TIGR03936 family radical SAM-associated protein, producing MKKRLFFNKYDEMKYISHLDLLRVMDRLLRRSGVPIKYSQGFHPRPKISLGNPISLGTEAFNEPMDIELKEDMTNQELLDKLNSKELLGFEFIKVIDIDGKSSIVQDYKDMKFEIAGLGSSINKFIEFISQDEIILTKEKRGKITSKNLKPRIKEYKVEGEKLILVLESMSPNSILKLCGIKIEELEIKKFGMVK from the coding sequence ATGAAAAAAAGATTATTTTTTAATAAGTATGATGAAATGAAATATATTTCTCATTTAGACCTTTTGAGAGTTATGGATAGACTTCTAAGAAGAAGTGGTGTTCCAATAAAATATAGTCAAGGATTTCATCCAAGACCAAAGATCTCTTTAGGGAATCCAATTTCTTTAGGAACAGAAGCTTTTAACGAACCTATGGATATAGAGTTAAAAGAGGACATGACCAATCAAGAGTTACTAGATAAATTAAATAGTAAAGAGTTATTAGGTTTTGAGTTTATTAAAGTAATTGATATAGATGGGAAAAGTTCAATTGTTCAAGATTATAAAGATATGAAATTTGAAATAGCAGGACTTGGCTCCTCCATTAACAAATTTATTGAATTTATATCTCAAGATGAGATTATATTAACTAAAGAAAAGCGTGGAAAAATAACATCTAAAAATTTAAAGCCAAGAATTAAGGAATATAAAGTTGAAGGAGAAAAACTAATTTTAGTTTTAGAAAGTATGTCTCCAAACTCAATATTGAAATTATGTGGCATAAAAATAGAAGAATTAGAAATTAAAAAATTTGGAATGGTTAAATAA